Proteins found in one Seonamhaeicola sp. S2-3 genomic segment:
- a CDS encoding glycosyl hydrolase: MKNITCLFLIALCFCFSNCTEKKKERQLLTLEEGFKNPPQASKPRTWYHINSGNASKEGFTKDLKAIKEAGIGGVLVFNVSMGLPEGDVKYNSQEHRDILTHAAKECEKLGLSFGVHNCDGWTSSGGPWVTPENAMKVVVNSQVIVKGGKAINVKLPQPPARHNYYKDIAVLAYPSLETELIDENVNPIITSSDKSFKVALATDKQTNTHADLKAKGWVQFDYGKAHTIQSMNVFINKRKGRLTLLKSDDGVHFTVAHKPREERIGKDECYFYESFKPVTARYFRIQTEMDAGIYEMQLSASPVLGNIMEYTSYRKNRRPIGNIDAKAFIKKEDIIILTDKMDANGVLKTTLPKGNWTIIRFGFTASGATNEPSSDEGKGLEVDKFSKKALKVHYDAFVGKLVEQAKVDAPNALQYVEIDSYEVGPQNWTDDMEKLFQERFGYDFTPFLLMYAGKSVENKETVEAVFWDMKQLVSDLMVTNYFDYFTELCHQDGLISYIEPYGFVGPFNSLDAGRNADIPMGEFWLGKPNNHKRAAVSSGHIYGKNVISAEAFTSTKLNWGFHPALAKQKGDYEWTNGINEYMFHRFAHQSNTHVKPGMSMSFVGSHIDRTQTWWDNAGPEWFNYLARGSFMLRQGNPVLDVLVFVGDRAPSHVIHANQMRPKLPAAYKYDCVNSDVIVNRLTVENGKLKLPNGITYNALALQRHDIINLETLRGIHKLSQQGALIVGKKPKKLGGYNISKEMEAEFDALVKDIWSNERTYSNVDWEGIFKANNIHKDLIVEGQPDFNFYHRRTDNEDIYFVYNHNLTEADTLNCSFLVEGKVPELWNAETGEITRLVEYTNKNGRTDISIPLHPQESVFVVFKDPKEKQPKVTYTESNDLPKPTFSLDSDNNLQAEVYANGNYTAKINDLENWTIEVNDIPNPIQIKGNWEINFREQDFYKATIQTDKLFDWTTHKTEQIKHYSGTAIYKTTFNIEKGMLQSDRQFQLNLGKVNVIAKVILNGKEVGVSWISPHSLNITTALKEGENILEIQVTNQWTNRLIGDEKLPNQTGYEVRRGSPSYNARDENGKIKKMPDWYRNNQPLPEGPRKTFSAYSFQKATDELLPSGLLGPVTISTSKIIKK; the protein is encoded by the coding sequence ATGAAAAATATAACATGCCTCTTTTTAATAGCATTATGTTTTTGTTTCAGTAATTGCACTGAAAAGAAAAAGGAGCGTCAACTTTTAACTTTAGAAGAAGGTTTTAAAAATCCGCCACAAGCATCAAAACCCAGAACGTGGTATCACATCAATAGCGGAAATGCTTCTAAAGAAGGCTTTACCAAAGATTTAAAAGCCATAAAAGAAGCTGGTATTGGTGGTGTTTTGGTGTTTAATGTATCTATGGGATTACCAGAAGGCGATGTAAAATACAACTCACAAGAACATCGTGATATTTTAACCCACGCAGCCAAAGAATGTGAGAAATTAGGATTGAGTTTTGGAGTACATAACTGTGATGGCTGGACCTCTAGTGGTGGGCCTTGGGTGACCCCAGAAAACGCCATGAAAGTTGTGGTAAATAGTCAGGTGATTGTTAAAGGAGGTAAAGCAATTAACGTAAAATTGCCACAACCACCAGCAAGACATAACTATTACAAAGATATTGCTGTTTTGGCATATCCATCGTTAGAAACCGAATTGATTGATGAGAATGTAAATCCTATAATCACCTCTTCAGATAAAAGTTTTAAAGTAGCCTTAGCCACGGACAAACAAACCAATACACACGCAGATTTAAAAGCAAAAGGTTGGGTGCAATTCGATTACGGAAAAGCACACACCATCCAATCAATGAATGTATTTATCAATAAACGTAAAGGACGATTAACTTTGTTAAAATCTGATGATGGTGTTCATTTTACAGTAGCTCATAAGCCAAGAGAAGAACGTATTGGTAAAGATGAATGTTATTTCTACGAAAGCTTTAAACCAGTTACAGCCCGTTATTTTAGAATACAAACCGAAATGGATGCAGGTATTTATGAGATGCAACTTTCCGCAAGTCCTGTTTTAGGAAATATAATGGAGTACACGTCTTATAGAAAAAATAGACGCCCAATTGGAAATATCGATGCAAAAGCATTCATTAAAAAAGAAGATATTATCATTTTAACAGATAAAATGGATGCCAATGGTGTTTTAAAAACAACATTGCCAAAAGGAAATTGGACCATTATACGTTTTGGTTTTACGGCTTCTGGAGCCACTAACGAACCGTCTTCAGATGAAGGTAAAGGTCTTGAAGTAGATAAATTCAGTAAAAAAGCGTTGAAAGTACATTACGATGCCTTTGTAGGGAAATTGGTAGAACAAGCAAAAGTTGATGCGCCAAATGCCTTGCAATATGTAGAAATAGATAGTTATGAAGTTGGACCACAAAACTGGACAGACGACATGGAGAAACTATTCCAAGAACGTTTTGGTTACGATTTCACTCCTTTTTTATTAATGTATGCAGGTAAAAGCGTTGAAAATAAAGAAACTGTTGAAGCTGTTTTTTGGGATATGAAACAATTGGTAAGCGATTTAATGGTAACCAATTATTTCGATTATTTCACAGAATTATGTCATCAAGACGGATTAATATCTTACATAGAGCCTTATGGATTTGTGGGGCCTTTTAATAGTTTAGATGCTGGTAGAAATGCCGATATTCCTATGGGTGAGTTTTGGTTAGGGAAACCTAACAATCATAAACGAGCAGCAGTATCTTCGGGTCATATTTATGGAAAAAACGTAATTTCTGCAGAAGCCTTTACAAGTACCAAATTAAACTGGGGCTTTCATCCGGCTTTAGCCAAACAAAAAGGAGATTACGAATGGACAAATGGAATCAATGAATATATGTTTCATCGTTTTGCGCATCAATCCAATACCCACGTAAAACCAGGAATGAGTATGAGTTTTGTGGGGTCTCATATTGATAGAACACAAACCTGGTGGGATAACGCAGGCCCAGAGTGGTTCAATTATTTAGCAAGAGGTTCGTTTATGTTACGTCAAGGAAATCCAGTACTAGATGTGTTGGTTTTTGTGGGTGATAGAGCACCAAGTCACGTTATTCACGCCAACCAAATGCGGCCAAAACTTCCAGCGGCTTATAAATACGATTGTGTAAATTCTGATGTAATTGTAAATAGACTAACAGTAGAAAACGGAAAATTAAAATTACCTAATGGCATTACGTATAATGCTTTGGCTTTGCAGCGACATGATATCATCAACCTAGAAACTTTAAGAGGTATTCATAAACTATCACAACAAGGCGCATTAATTGTTGGTAAGAAACCCAAAAAATTAGGTGGGTATAACATTTCCAAAGAAATGGAAGCTGAATTTGATGCTTTAGTAAAAGATATTTGGTCTAACGAAAGAACTTATAGTAATGTAGATTGGGAGGGAATTTTTAAAGCAAACAACATTCACAAAGATTTAATTGTAGAAGGGCAACCCGATTTTAATTTTTACCACAGACGTACTGATAATGAAGATATTTATTTTGTTTACAATCATAATTTAACAGAAGCTGATACACTAAATTGTAGCTTTTTAGTAGAAGGAAAAGTACCCGAACTTTGGAATGCAGAAACTGGAGAAATTACAAGGTTAGTAGAGTACACCAATAAAAATGGAAGAACTGATATTTCCATTCCATTACACCCTCAAGAATCGGTTTTTGTAGTCTTTAAAGACCCGAAAGAAAAACAACCTAAAGTTACTTATACAGAATCTAATGATTTGCCAAAACCTACGTTCAGTTTAGACAGTGACAATAATTTACAGGCCGAAGTTTATGCAAATGGAAACTACACTGCAAAAATAAATGATTTAGAAAATTGGACTATAGAGGTAAACGATATTCCAAATCCTATCCAAATTAAAGGCAATTGGGAAATCAATTTTAGAGAACAAGACTTTTACAAGGCCACGATACAAACAGACAAATTGTTTGATTGGACCACCCATAAAACAGAACAAATAAAACATTATTCTGGAACAGCCATTTACAAAACAACCTTCAACATAGAAAAAGGAATGTTGCAATCCGATAGACAATTTCAACTCAATTTAGGAAAAGTAAATGTTATTGCAAAAGTTATTTTAAATGGAAAAGAAGTTGGTGTAAGTTGGATATCACCACATTCTTTAAATATAACGACAGCTCTAAAAGAGGGTGAAAATATTTTAGAAATTCAAGTCACCAATCAATGGACTAACCGTTTAATTGGTGATGAAAAATTACCCAACCAAACAGGATACGAGGTCAGACGTGGTAGCCCAAGTTATAATGCTAGAGATGAAAATGGAAAAATTAAAAAAATGCCAGATTGGTATAGGAATAATCAACCACTTCCAGAAGGGCCTCGTAAAACATTCAGTGCCTATTCCTTTCAAAAAGCAACTGATGAACTGTTACCCTCTGGATTACTAGGGCCTGTAACGATTTCTACATCAAAAATTATAAAAAAGTAA
- a CDS encoding glycosyl hydrolase, translated as MKNITCLFLIAFCFCFTNCTEKEEGVTLESGFQNPPNQAKARTWWHWISGNVSKSGITKDLEAMKQVGIQEAQLFNVHLGFPKGPVKYLSEEWLDLFKFSAEEAKRLGLELSFHNSAGWSSSGGPWVTPENAMQTVVFSKIEVKGNQNFKGKLPQPKTKFNYYKDIAVLAFPKPKETQKIDGLDYKILSERIRNHLLPDTKNISENAVISKEAVINLSEKVSNDGVLNWNAPKGDWIVLRFGHTPIGTTNRPAPAEGKGLEVDKMSKTAVDAYWNGGVQPIIDKLGDLIGTTVNNCLIDSYEVETTNWTAGFEKQFENLRGYNLTSYLPTLAGYYVDSGEISERFLWDFRRTIGDLIAENYYAHFAELCHKNNLKFSVEPYWGPFDNMQVGATGDIVMCEFWSGGYPFFDSSKFVSSIAHLNGSAIVGAESFTGIGGWDEHPAQLKSIGDRAWAEGITRFIFHTYVHQPWDVAPGLELSYHGTDFNRLNTWWSQGKAYMDYIARSQYLLQQGKNVADVLVFTGESSPNTAFLKPEIKHMGFDYDLIGANKLKDLTVKDGTIYSSVGNTYKVLVLPESHFIKPETLKKVKELVAGGAKVIGKKPSQSPSLTDYPNCDNEVKTYVDELWETGLIKDISIEAVLSEQTPDFKIESSDKTDLSFIHRKTNDADIYFIANARKEAREITARFRVSGKQPELWNAEKGTIKDLVVFSENLDGTTTVPLQLGMEESVFIVFQKDSNSNHIVSASVELEPLEPEPLSNLEIVKAEYGTFLQEGLIDLTDQVNNAIKGGKLDFKMSRAFCDCDPAMGYKKEFRMEYQIGDTKHQIYAEEREHIAVDAGNKKLKVLKAVFGKFKAETKGIPQNYKTFEVTDKIKDLVSNNTFEILVSNELIDNKIPEGDKTALKITYKTDGEERTMFIPQGQILKLSKDTPKSKFVYKGNDINWVTPYPGKITFEDASGETKTAKVTSIPTPIDLSNLWEVEFSVASEKNINETFNALISWSNHKDERIQHFSGTATYTKAFELSDDLLQNNDKGLELDLGSVAVIAEVSINGKKVSTLWKPPFRTNIDGFVKKGKNILEVKVTNLWPNKLIGDENLPLDYERKGDKIKKLPDWLLNDTKRPSKRTTFPSWKHWSKDDELLTSGLLGPVKIHVFHYQKL; from the coding sequence ATGAAAAATATAACATGCCTCTTTTTAATAGCATTTTGTTTTTGTTTTACTAATTGCACTGAAAAAGAAGAAGGTGTAACATTAGAATCCGGATTCCAAAATCCACCAAACCAAGCTAAAGCAAGAACCTGGTGGCATTGGATAAGTGGTAACGTTTCTAAATCTGGCATAACCAAAGATTTAGAAGCCATGAAACAAGTGGGCATTCAAGAAGCACAATTGTTTAATGTGCATTTAGGATTTCCAAAAGGACCTGTAAAATATTTAAGCGAGGAGTGGCTAGATTTATTCAAATTTTCGGCAGAAGAAGCCAAACGTTTAGGGTTAGAATTGTCATTTCATAATAGTGCGGGTTGGTCGTCTAGTGGAGGGCCTTGGGTTACTCCCGAAAACGCAATGCAAACGGTGGTTTTTAGTAAAATTGAAGTTAAAGGCAATCAAAATTTTAAGGGTAAATTACCACAGCCAAAAACGAAATTTAACTATTATAAAGACATAGCTGTTTTGGCTTTTCCAAAACCAAAAGAAACTCAAAAAATTGATGGCTTAGATTATAAAATATTATCAGAACGTATTCGAAATCATTTATTACCAGACACTAAAAATATTTCCGAGAATGCTGTTATTTCAAAAGAAGCGGTAATCAATTTATCAGAAAAAGTTTCTAATGATGGGGTTTTAAATTGGAATGCCCCAAAAGGAGATTGGATTGTTTTACGATTTGGTCACACGCCAATTGGAACAACAAACCGGCCTGCTCCTGCAGAAGGTAAAGGGTTGGAAGTTGATAAAATGAGTAAAACCGCAGTTGATGCCTATTGGAACGGTGGAGTGCAACCTATTATTGATAAGTTAGGAGATTTAATCGGAACTACTGTAAATAATTGCTTAATTGATAGTTACGAAGTAGAAACAACCAATTGGACAGCTGGTTTTGAAAAGCAATTCGAGAATTTAAGAGGCTACAATTTAACGTCATATTTACCAACCTTAGCGGGGTATTATGTGGATAGTGGCGAAATATCAGAGCGTTTTTTGTGGGATTTTAGAAGAACTATTGGCGATTTAATCGCAGAGAATTATTACGCACATTTCGCAGAGTTATGCCATAAAAACAACTTGAAATTTTCTGTAGAACCGTATTGGGGACCTTTTGATAATATGCAAGTCGGCGCCACTGGTGATATTGTGATGTGTGAGTTTTGGAGTGGGGGCTATCCGTTTTTTGATTCTTCTAAATTCGTGTCTTCTATAGCGCATTTAAATGGTAGTGCTATTGTTGGTGCAGAATCTTTTACAGGAATTGGTGGTTGGGACGAGCATCCTGCACAACTAAAATCGATAGGCGATAGAGCTTGGGCAGAGGGCATTACAAGATTTATTTTCCATACCTATGTGCATCAACCTTGGGATGTGGCTCCCGGTTTAGAATTGAGTTATCACGGTACAGATTTTAACCGATTAAATACCTGGTGGTCGCAGGGAAAAGCCTATATGGATTATATAGCTCGCTCGCAATATTTGTTGCAACAGGGAAAAAATGTAGCTGATGTTTTAGTATTTACTGGAGAATCATCACCAAATACCGCATTTTTAAAGCCAGAAATTAAACACATGGGTTTTGATTATGATTTGATTGGGGCTAATAAATTGAAAGATCTAACTGTTAAAGATGGAACAATTTACTCTTCAGTTGGAAATACTTATAAAGTGTTGGTATTGCCAGAATCTCATTTCATAAAACCAGAAACCTTAAAAAAAGTAAAAGAATTGGTTGCTGGTGGTGCAAAAGTAATTGGAAAGAAGCCTTCGCAATCGCCAAGTTTAACCGATTATCCAAATTGCGATAATGAGGTTAAAACCTATGTTGATGAATTATGGGAAACAGGTTTGATAAAAGACATTTCTATTGAAGCTGTTTTAAGTGAGCAAACACCAGATTTTAAAATAGAAAGTAGCGATAAAACAGATTTAAGTTTCATCCATAGAAAAACAAATGATGCCGATATTTATTTTATCGCCAATGCTAGAAAGGAAGCCAGAGAAATTACAGCACGTTTTCGAGTTTCAGGAAAACAACCAGAACTCTGGAACGCAGAAAAAGGAACCATAAAGGATTTGGTGGTCTTTAGTGAAAATTTAGATGGAACAACAACAGTTCCTTTGCAATTAGGCATGGAAGAATCGGTTTTCATTGTCTTTCAGAAGGATTCAAATTCTAATCATATCGTTTCGGCTTCAGTAGAATTAGAACCTTTAGAACCAGAACCGCTTTCGAATTTAGAAATTGTAAAAGCCGAATACGGAACATTTCTGCAAGAAGGTTTAATCGATCTTACAGACCAAGTAAATAATGCCATAAAAGGTGGAAAACTAGACTTTAAAATGTCTCGTGCGTTTTGCGATTGCGATCCTGCCATGGGCTACAAAAAAGAGTTTAGAATGGAATATCAAATTGGTGATACCAAACATCAAATTTATGCTGAAGAGCGAGAGCATATTGCTGTTGATGCCGGAAATAAAAAGCTAAAAGTGTTAAAGGCTGTCTTCGGAAAATTTAAAGCAGAAACCAAAGGCATTCCTCAAAATTATAAAACCTTTGAGGTTACTGATAAAATTAAAGATTTAGTTTCAAACAATACGTTTGAGATTTTAGTTTCTAATGAATTGATAGATAATAAAATTCCAGAAGGTGATAAAACAGCCTTAAAAATTACATACAAAACAGATGGTGAAGAACGCACGATGTTCATTCCTCAAGGTCAAATTTTAAAACTATCAAAAGACACACCAAAATCTAAGTTCGTTTATAAAGGGAATGATATCAATTGGGTAACTCCATATCCAGGTAAAATAACTTTTGAAGATGCTTCTGGAGAAACAAAAACAGCTAAAGTAACTTCAATACCAACTCCTATTGATTTATCAAATTTATGGGAAGTTGAATTTTCCGTAGCTTCAGAAAAAAATATAAATGAAACGTTTAATGCGTTAATATCTTGGTCAAATCATAAAGACGAACGTATTCAACACTTTTCAGGAACAGCAACTTATACAAAAGCATTTGAATTGTCTGATGATTTACTTCAAAATAATGATAAAGGTTTAGAACTCGATTTAGGAAGTGTTGCCGTAATTGCAGAAGTAAGCATCAATGGAAAAAAAGTAAGTACTTTATGGAAACCACCTTTTAGAACCAATATTGATGGTTTTGTAAAAAAAGGCAAAAATATCTTAGAGGTTAAAGTGACCAATTTATGGCCAAACAAATTAATTGGCGATGAAAATTTGCCTTTAGATTATGAACGTAAAGGAGATAAAATAAAAAAACTACCAGACTGGTTATTAAATGATACCAAACGACCCAGTAAACGAACCACGTTTCCGTCTTGGAAACATTGGAGTAAAGATGATGAATTATTAACCTCCGGTTTGTTAGGCCCTGTTAAGATTCATGTTTTTCATTATCAGAAATTATAA
- a CDS encoding T9SS type A sorting domain-containing protein encodes MNKLILGIALLQVLFLSGQSLQHPVIWTTPAEKPEVLAKIEDYNWASSIVTKAKAAVDDKVSTHITNPLAILNTIPALAADDNLSEAQATTNAAHSKVLNYASYAAMIYYITGEEKYAQFAADILWYYIEELAPRTPSNTAMSGSDFYDPRSGYAQFAIAYDFMVNYLKLPSTQVYQKSTGTKIAFDNTKAQKAVYNIAMNALHEHGGADTKYGKTVSNHPILRAPGVLFSILCVEDDTERERMFNVFWNVGTKEQNSFTKTILPMFGEQGIWPEALSYSFMQNVTLVLNLVDRIKPELNVMDNNMHILDGNFLFDNLRMPNRRFVRYGDSHRDNDGTAQLYRYTLNLASRKGFDSYEQKAKVALKQSYDANGGYNPPVPISTFGNFYAFEQLFWGINIPETIEGEINFQKPTVVIKHAGVALQRNYVEDNNEDYGLCGIIGGAHYVHSHCTGITMELYGAGYIMAANAGLPKTLAERSQPEHENYFWRHAGNNTMIVNGTTHGIQPGSWNSDSYLWMDTTVNEAAEPKHLEDPINPNFSFATQFLDDTVNNDQQKRTLSTIRTSETTGYYFDMFRSKSLGANNFHDYIYHNLGDATNIMTMDGTELAVTPTTRYQNDIGDLQKSPGWRFFEDTNVTAATDAAIQVRFDLNETNTYMNMFAPSGVVREYTKALGPATREAKGGYINKKTQIVAIRQQGEAWNKPYVHIFEPSKSTNTSVKSVEHLYRGEVIVGAKVESQIGDKVVTDYVICQEDASKVLSLPDVGIEFTGHFAVVRYEQSIDKAYITLYIGEGTSLTYGSHSLTADASNKGQKVIEVEADLSRVLGFKNLENNQEIPKGTNLTVEGIVGTDFTEATLYVNNVNVGTLTEAPYVWSSIPELTNMTDLSYLIKIEAKDASDVVEERTLTLLTPKQWAYTPDNKPHAIPGKIEFEHYDNGGIDIAYWDKKNQNSSTFRPDEMVDISSNGKIVRDIKSGEWLEFTIHVAQAGNYDLEVTHQTRRSPAFKQLTVSFPDENITLLSDIILTNTGSGNYLTETIGSVDLEAGTHVLRFSLLDYGFDLDSFEFKLNSLSLSDDIVKDQSKLLVYPNPTTNSFTIKLKNAVWNKLRIYNALGVEVYANNAVQNTLNVSVKENNIKSGLYFVVIRDQQGEQYTQKLIVK; translated from the coding sequence ATGAATAAACTAATATTAGGAATAGCATTGCTACAAGTGTTGTTTCTATCAGGGCAGTCCTTACAACATCCCGTTATTTGGACTACTCCAGCAGAGAAACCTGAAGTTTTAGCAAAGATTGAAGATTACAATTGGGCAAGTAGTATTGTAACAAAAGCAAAAGCTGCTGTAGATGATAAAGTTTCAACCCACATTACAAATCCTTTAGCAATTCTAAACACCATACCAGCATTAGCGGCCGATGATAACTTATCCGAAGCTCAGGCCACTACAAATGCAGCACATTCAAAAGTACTTAATTATGCATCATACGCTGCTATGATTTATTATATAACAGGTGAGGAAAAGTACGCTCAGTTTGCAGCAGATATTCTTTGGTATTATATAGAGGAACTTGCTCCAAGAACACCTAGTAATACGGCAATGAGTGGAAGTGATTTTTATGACCCCAGGTCTGGCTATGCGCAATTTGCAATAGCTTATGATTTTATGGTAAATTACTTAAAGTTACCAAGTACACAAGTGTATCAGAAATCTACAGGTACTAAGATTGCATTTGATAACACAAAAGCGCAAAAAGCGGTTTATAATATTGCTATGAATGCCTTACATGAACATGGTGGAGCAGATACCAAATATGGAAAAACCGTAAGTAATCACCCTATATTAAGAGCACCAGGGGTGCTATTTAGCATTCTTTGTGTGGAAGATGATACCGAACGAGAACGTATGTTTAATGTGTTTTGGAATGTTGGTACAAAAGAGCAAAATTCATTTACAAAAACCATATTACCTATGTTTGGTGAGCAAGGTATATGGCCAGAAGCATTAAGTTATAGCTTTATGCAGAATGTTACATTGGTGTTAAATCTTGTTGACCGCATTAAACCAGAATTAAATGTAATGGATAATAATATGCATATTCTAGATGGGAACTTTTTGTTTGATAACTTAAGAATGCCAAATAGGCGTTTTGTGCGTTATGGAGATTCGCATAGAGATAATGATGGTACTGCACAATTGTATAGATATACATTAAATTTGGCTTCTAGAAAAGGCTTTGATTCCTATGAGCAAAAAGCTAAAGTTGCATTAAAACAATCATATGATGCTAATGGGGGATATAATCCTCCCGTTCCTATATCTACTTTTGGAAATTTCTACGCTTTCGAACAATTATTTTGGGGAATAAATATTCCTGAAACTATAGAAGGCGAAATTAATTTTCAAAAGCCCACGGTGGTTATTAAACATGCAGGGGTTGCGCTACAACGTAATTATGTAGAAGATAATAATGAAGATTATGGACTGTGCGGTATTATTGGAGGAGCACACTATGTGCATTCGCATTGTACAGGTATCACTATGGAGTTATACGGCGCAGGATATATTATGGCTGCGAATGCAGGATTACCAAAAACACTTGCAGAAAGAAGCCAACCAGAACATGAAAACTACTTTTGGAGACATGCCGGAAATAATACCATGATTGTAAATGGCACAACTCATGGGATACAACCAGGCTCCTGGAATTCAGATTCGTATTTGTGGATGGATACAACAGTAAATGAAGCGGCAGAACCAAAACATTTAGAAGATCCTATAAATCCAAATTTTAGTTTTGCTACGCAGTTTTTAGATGATACTGTAAATAATGATCAACAAAAGAGAACACTTAGTACCATTAGAACCAGTGAAACTACGGGGTATTATTTTGATATGTTCCGCTCAAAATCTTTAGGGGCAAATAATTTTCACGATTATATATATCATAATTTAGGAGATGCTACCAATATTATGACTATGGATGGCACAGAGCTAGCGGTTACTCCAACTACCAGATATCAAAACGATATTGGTGACCTACAGAAATCTCCAGGGTGGCGCTTTTTTGAAGATACAAACGTAACAGCAGCAACAGATGCAGCTATTCAAGTGCGTTTCGATTTGAATGAAACCAATACCTATATGAATATGTTTGCGCCTTCTGGAGTAGTTAGAGAATATACCAAAGCACTTGGTCCAGCAACCCGAGAAGCAAAAGGAGGTTATATTAATAAAAAAACGCAAATTGTGGCTATCAGGCAACAAGGTGAAGCCTGGAACAAACCTTATGTACATATTTTTGAACCTTCAAAATCTACAAATACAAGTGTAAAATCTGTAGAGCATTTGTATAGAGGCGAGGTTATTGTTGGGGCAAAAGTAGAAAGCCAAATAGGTGATAAAGTAGTTACCGATTATGTAATTTGTCAAGAAGATGCATCTAAAGTATTGAGTTTGCCTGATGTTGGAATTGAGTTTACAGGGCATTTTGCCGTAGTTCGATATGAGCAAAGTATAGACAAGGCGTATATTACTTTATATATTGGAGAAGGAACAAGTCTTACTTATGGCTCGCATTCACTTACTGCAGATGCAAGTAATAAAGGACAAAAGGTTATTGAGGTTGAAGCCGATTTAAGTCGGGTTTTAGGCTTTAAAAATTTAGAGAATAATCAAGAAATACCAAAAGGAACCAATTTAACGGTTGAAGGTATTGTTGGAACCGATTTTACAGAAGCCACATTATATGTAAACAATGTAAATGTAGGTACTTTAACAGAGGCACCTTATGTATGGTCTTCAATACCAGAATTAACAAACATGACCGACCTTTCTTATTTAATTAAAATTGAAGCAAAAGACGCATCGGATGTTGTAGAAGAACGAACACTTACCCTATTAACGCCAAAACAATGGGCATACACTCCAGATAATAAACCACATGCTATTCCTGGAAAAATAGAATTTGAACATTACGACAATGGAGGTATTGATATTGCTTATTGGGATAAGAAAAACCAAAATAGTTCAACATTTAGACCCGATGAGATGGTTGATATTAGTTCGAATGGCAAAATTGTTAGAGATATTAAATCGGGAGAATGGCTAGAATTTACTATTCATGTTGCACAAGCTGGTAATTATGATTTAGAAGTAACACATCAAACAAGAAGAAGTCCGGCATTTAAACAACTTACAGTGTCTTTTCCCGATGAAAATATTACGCTTTTAAGTGATATTATTTTAACAAACACAGGCTCTGGTAATTATTTAACCGAGACTATAGGGAGTGTTGATTTAGAAGCAGGAACCCATGTATTAAGGTTTAGTTTATTAGATTATGGATTTGACTTAGATTCCTTTGAATTTAAGTTAAACAGTTTGTCTTTATCTGACGACATCGTAAAAGACCAATCTAAACTATTAGTATATCCAAACCCAACCACTAATTCATTTACCATAAAATTAAAAAATGCAGTTTGGAATAAGCTACGTATTTATAATGCTTTAGGAGTAGAAGTGTATGCAAATAATGCGGTTCAGAATACATTAAATGTTAGCGTTAAAGAAAACAATATTAAGAGCGGATTGTATTTTGTAGTGATTCGTGACCAGCAAGGTGAGCAATATACCCAAAAACTAATAGTTAAATAA